DNA from Gemmatimonadota bacterium:
ATCACCGTCTTGTAGCCTTGGAGCAGGGCCAGGCGGACCTGAGGGAACGCATGGCAAGACTGGAGGGAATCCTGGAAGGCTTGGTCCTGGGTCGTTCAGAAAAGACTGACTGCTAGGCTGGCTCGTCGCTGTCCTTCGACTTGAAGATGCGCAGCAGCCGATTGAGCGGATCGTAAAACTCGCCGACGACCCGTTCCTTCAGGGGAATGATGGCGTTGTCCGTGATGGTGATTTCTTCGGGGCAGACGTGGGTGCAGCACTTGGTGATGTTGCAGTAGCCGATGCCCTGGTCGTCCTTGAGGTCCTTGAGCCGGTCCTCGGTGTCGAGAGGGTGCATTTCCAGGGCGGCGTTGTGCACCATGAGGCGCGGGCCGATGAACTCTTCGTGCAGGTCGTGTTCCCGCAGCACGTGGCAGACGTCCTGGCACAGAAAGCACTCAATGCACTTGCGGAACTCCTGCACCCGCTCGATGTCGTCCTGGTCCATGCGCCAGGTGCCGTCCGCGTCGTCCGGCTCGCGGGGCTTGAAGGGCTTGATCTTCATCTTGGCCTGAAAGTTCCAGGACACGTCCGTCACCAGGTCA
Protein-coding regions in this window:
- a CDS encoding succinate dehydrogenase/fumarate reductase iron-sulfur subunit, with the translated sequence MATANFRIWRGDGESGGFEDYSTEVDEGMVVLDAVHQIQAESAPDLAVRWNCKAGKCGSCSAEVNGNPRLMCMTRMSDLPEEETITIEPMKAFPTIRDLVTDVSWNFQAKMKIKPFKPREPDDADGTWRMDQDDIERVQEFRKCIECFLCQDVCHVLREHDLHEEFIGPRLMVHNAALEMHPLDTEDRLKDLKDDQGIGYCNITKCCTHVCPEEITITDNAIIPLKERVVGEFYDPLNRLLRIFKSKDSDEPA